gtcacggtttgatttccagtcggggcacatgcccgggttgtgggcttgagccccagtggagagtgtgcaggaagcagccgaccaATAATTCCCCCTcctcgttgatatttctatctctccctccctctcccttcctctctgaaatcaataaaaatatattttatgaaagaaagaaagaaagaaagaaagaaaacgtgTAAGCCTGTTCTGCAACACCAGTAAAACAGAAACATTCATACATATTGTGCTCAGTGTGGTCCaataagtaaaacataaaatagaTATCTGGTaacagaacatttttaaaacatcaagtcAGGTAAGAATTGGGCCTTGGATGTTGAATGTCTACTGtaattgaaatgtaaaaaaaaaaaaaagaattggagtTGGAAAGTAAACGACTATGAAGAAAGCTAAGAATaaatctggaaaagaaaaagaaaaaaagaaaagatctggGGTTTCTCTGAAGACCTGGCTGGGAGGCCAAGTCCTCCCTGTGGCAAACTGCGTTGCCATGGGAACCACTGGGCTGGTGGCAGGGGACGGTGACgctctggggcagggaggggtttCTCTGAAGACCTGGCTGGGAGGCCAAGTCCTCCACGTGCCTAACTGCCGTTGCCACGGAAACCAGTGGCGTAGGCAGGGAGGGAATTGTGACgcttgggggcaggaggggttaTAACCAGTAACTTGTCTACATCCATCAGACCCCCGCCAGAGGCTTCGCAGCACTGCAGTGGGAGGGGTGCCCAAGCCGGCCCAGAGACACCTTGCCAGCTGCCTCAATGACAACACCACCGcgaccatcatcaccaccaccaccaccacggccgccgccgccgctgccaccACGTTCCGTGTCAACCGAggccctcccacagcccttcaGGAGCCGTGGACTGTCCCAACTGACCAGCAACCTTTACATCGGTAATGCCGTGGCCGCTAACAACAGGTACCTGCTTACCAGTAACCGTATCACCACGGTCATCAATATCTCCGTGGAAATCGTCAACACGTTCATAGAGAACATTCAATATGTGAAGGTACCTGTGCCCGACTCCCCCAGAGCGCGCATCTGCAATTTCTTCGATGCCATCGCGGACTATGTCCACGTAGTAGGGCTGTGCCAGGGCCGCACGCTGGTGCACTGCCACGCGGGCATCAGCCGCTCCTCCACCGTGTGCATGGCCTACCTGATGAAATACCACTCGCTCACGCTCCACGAAGCACACATCTGGACCAGGGCCTGCCGTCCGGTGATACGTCCCAATAACGGATTTTGGGAGCAGCTGATTGAGTATGAATTCAAACTGTTTGCTAGAAACACTGTCCGGATGATTGACTCCCCCCTGGGGAGAATCCCGGATGAATACCGCAAGGAGCTTCAGCTGTTGATGTTCCTGTGAgccaccctgcccagctcctgtcACCTGCTGTGGTTCCACATCATCATGGAACTGTGACTGTTGAACTTGAGTCCCTAGGGACAACCCAATGACTTTTAGAAGGGCAAGCAACAAGGGTGGCTGCTAAGTGTTTGGCTTTTGTGAGCCTCAACTACAAAGAATAAAAGCAAGTCAATGAAAGATGGTGTCAGTGTTTCTTATCCTGCGCGCAGCTGTCCAGGCCTGCTAGGGCCTGGccagagaggagggtgggaaggtggTGCCCAGCTCAGATGGGCCTGCATCTGGGCCCTGCCTGATCCTGACTAACCCAGGAGTGACGCGCCGCCCCCCCCACCACAATCTCTCCACAACCCCCCACACCACCCCAGAATCCTGCCTGGTTCTTCCCATGCCAAAGTCACCAGGTTTTCCGGGGGCCTGGGCGGAGGACACCACAGTGACTGAACTCTGGATTTCTAGATTGGATTTACCTATCAAGTAGTTTTCAAAGAAACCATTCCactatataaagtttaaaaatcttttttcacACAATGGGGGAGTGAGCACTTGGGGAGGGGacgggagtgggctggaagaggttaatggggggaaaggaggatcCTATGTaacactgtcaacaataaagataaataaataaataaataaataaataaataaataaataaataaataactttttttttcaagttctgtACTAGATGCCAAGACCTCAAGATACCCTTTGCAACTCTAATCCCCTTATCCAGGGCGAGTGATGAGAGAACAGGCCTGACGCCAGGCCTCAGAGGTTTCTCTTATGGGCCTtggctggagctgctgctggcTAGGACACAGTCCTGTCACCACTGACACTTCCTCCCACTGTgacctgggggagcagggggtgtctcagcctgtttcctcacctgtcaaaGCAGTGACAGCCCACAACTCACAGGGTAGTTGTGAGGTGTAGATTCCTCCGCATGAGACCGAGCACAGGGACGGTTCCATGGTTGGAGTCAGGGCtgcccttgttttttttttttttttttttttttttttttttttaattgattttttacagagaagaagggagagggatagagagttagaaacatcgatgagagagaaacatcgattagctgcctcctgcacgccccccactggggatgtgcccgcaaccaaggtacatgcccttgaccggaatcgaacctgggacccttgagtccgcaggctgacgctctatccactgagccaaaccggttcggcagggCTGCCCTTGTTATCAATAATACTCAttggccctgctgggtggggtcAGCACATTCATCCTCACAATGACATTTCCCCCATCTGCGCACAGCTCTTTGTTATCCGCAAAGTGCTCTTCCGAAAACACATCCTGTCTGTAAAAACAAATGGTTTAAGGTTCCTTAGGATTCTACCTCAGAGAAGGCCTAGATTTAGAGGCTTTTCAGGGTTCCCATTGTGTCACTCTGTTTAATTTATGCACAAGCAAGAAGCAAAATTCCAGCCGCCACCACCCCCCAACCACCATCACCAAAggccttgtttattttttatatttttattgatttcagagaggaagggagaaggagacagagatagaaacatcaatgatgagaaagaattggctgcctcctgcacgccccacacagggaagggattgagcccacaacctgggcgtgtgccctgactgtgaattaaaccgtgaactcttggttcataagtcgatgcttaaccgctgagccacgccactGGGCCAAACGCCTTGTTTAGAATCACTGACCATTAAGAGCCAGCGCTCCAGGATCCACCAGGATCCATGGAGGAACTTGCCAAAGGGACAAATGAATGGTCCCCAGAAGTAGTCCCTGGAATACAGAATTGCTTAAACTCCCCAGGTTCCTGGCTCTGGCTTGGGAGCAGCTATTCCAATCGAGAGGATTTTAGACAAGAAATACATGAGATAACAGCACAACTACTTCTGTTGACACAGACCTGTGGGTCCATAGCCCAGTGGAGTCCGAATGCCCTTTCTTTCCAaagccaccctcacccccaattcCACAAAAGGAGAGCCCAAGGATGCAACTGGGGGTGAGATGGGGTGATGTAGGGGATTATGAAAACCACTGCTGTAGACAGATCCTCTTCTTTTACAGATGGAAGAACAGTCTCACTGAACCCA
The sequence above is a segment of the Myotis daubentonii chromosome X, mMyoDau2.1, whole genome shotgun sequence genome. Coding sequences within it:
- the DUSP21 gene encoding dual specificity protein phosphatase 21; this encodes MTTPPRPSSPPPPPRPPPPLPPRSVSTEALPQPFRSRGLSQLTSNLYIGNAVAANNRYLLTSNRITTVINISVEIVNTFIENIQYVKVPVPDSPRARICNFFDAIADYVHVVGLCQGRTLVHCHAGISRSSTVCMAYLMKYHSLTLHEAHIWTRACRPVIRPNNGFWEQLIEYEFKLFARNTVRMIDSPLGRIPDEYRKELQLLMFL